One stretch of Thermodesulfovibrionales bacterium DNA includes these proteins:
- a CDS encoding TIGR04442 family protein yields MFHGSIGPIDYFVFVGGANVSNLYFFQEEGQQIRFFSKGNELSLTQDSVSYKGTGGSFCEYMFGVEKPFKDLIKREVLNRLVLFGAFLDEDERLIFSNETEGSELFHRLFLLGHAVKNYYFFVSSDNRTEPKKRQKAILQTIGKLLKRTDLIAQDRDEELLERFITVLNEPDSTVFVFKFVHRENLKFYSAFRDAYAKERMLTPEDEAAVHDIAVRHAIDFYQQERMKIDVMYRHRSNKNVVDEYRDILLGTAHKDSLAHSEFARLHRLRTLSIRNNIPAILFDTLDNFLLKDKKKQAFEEPEYLRESRAILGNLFFKDSSLKQHIITEDIVKLIRAKHKASSQNDIGFEKILLDTGTACDEYARESNEYGIFEEFSSLITYFDRYDNVRASLSRLAFMDTMELTEDMLRRLLGNKKEFDSLDENLFNEIFIKDLLTNKYINIFGRKKIKTLSEGIEKIFRGDASLKEVVSEVHAIAGEEKLYREIRAVLKEKIRDFYTPLDMKKGLGRIRTAIKNELIESGIAADIPDALFDKALLDLKTESYYLNHLLPTILQTGNLPLREDFLNNSGLDRFYIEDVEKEYFQDKGFDSAILHTLKGEMELIGIGGGERI; encoded by the coding sequence ATGTTTCACGGCAGCATCGGCCCTATCGATTACTTCGTTTTTGTCGGAGGAGCGAACGTAAGCAACCTTTATTTCTTTCAGGAAGAGGGACAGCAGATCCGGTTCTTCTCGAAGGGCAACGAGCTCTCCCTGACACAGGACTCCGTCTCGTACAAGGGAACGGGCGGCAGTTTCTGCGAGTACATGTTCGGCGTAGAAAAGCCTTTCAAGGATCTCATAAAGAGAGAAGTCCTGAACCGCCTCGTTCTGTTCGGCGCATTCCTCGACGAAGACGAAAGACTCATCTTCTCAAACGAGACGGAAGGCTCCGAATTATTTCACCGTCTCTTTCTTCTCGGACACGCGGTCAAGAACTATTATTTCTTCGTCTCTTCCGACAACAGGACGGAACCGAAGAAGAGGCAGAAAGCGATACTGCAGACGATAGGCAAACTCCTGAAGAGGACGGACCTCATCGCACAGGACCGCGACGAGGAGCTGCTCGAGAGGTTTATAACGGTACTCAATGAACCCGACTCAACGGTCTTCGTTTTTAAATTCGTCCACAGGGAGAATCTGAAATTCTATTCTGCGTTCCGCGACGCTTATGCGAAGGAAAGGATGCTGACCCCTGAAGACGAGGCGGCCGTCCATGACATAGCGGTGCGGCACGCAATAGACTTTTACCAGCAGGAACGGATGAAGATCGACGTCATGTACCGGCATCGGAGCAATAAAAACGTCGTCGATGAATACCGGGACATCCTTCTCGGCACGGCCCATAAGGACAGCTTGGCGCATTCCGAATTCGCGCGGCTGCATCGGCTGAGAACGCTCAGCATCAGGAATAACATACCGGCGATACTCTTCGATACCCTCGACAATTTTCTCCTCAAGGACAAGAAGAAACAGGCCTTCGAAGAACCGGAGTATCTCAGGGAATCGAGGGCGATTCTCGGGAACCTCTTCTTCAAAGATTCCTCCCTCAAGCAGCACATCATCACGGAAGATATCGTAAAGCTGATACGGGCGAAGCACAAGGCATCTTCGCAGAACGACATAGGGTTTGAAAAGATCCTCCTCGATACCGGTACGGCCTGTGATGAATATGCCCGGGAAAGCAACGAATACGGCATCTTCGAAGAATTCAGTTCCCTCATCACCTATTTCGACCGGTACGATAATGTCCGTGCCTCCCTGAGCAGGCTGGCCTTCATGGATACCATGGAACTCACGGAAGATATGCTGAGAAGATTACTCGGCAACAAGAAGGAATTCGACTCTCTCGATGAGAACCTCTTCAATGAAATCTTCATAAAGGATCTCCTCACGAACAAGTACATAAACATCTTCGGGAGAAAGAAGATAAAGACGCTCTCGGAGGGAATTGAGAAGATCTTCAGGGGAGATGCGTCCCTGAAAGAAGTCGTTTCGGAGGTCCACGCCATAGCGGGAGAGGAAAAACTCTACCGGGAAATCCGGGCGGTCCTCAAGGAGAAGATACGGGACTTTTATACACCCCTCGACATGAAGAAGGGACTCGGAAGAATTCGGACAGCGATAAAGAACGAACTGATCGAAAGCGGCATAGCGGCTGATATTCCCGATGCGCTATTCGACAAGGCCCTCCTCGATCTGAAGACGGAGTCCTACTATCTGAACCATCTCTTACCGACAATTTTGCAGACGGGAAACCTCCCTCTCAGGGAAGACTTCCTCAATAACAGCGGCCTCGACCGTTTCTATATCGAGGACGTAGAAAAAGAGTACTTCCAGGATAAAGGGTTTGATTCCGCCATACTCCATACACTGAAGGGCGAGATGGAACTCATCGGTATTGGAGGCGGCGAGCGGATTTGA
- a CDS encoding cytochrome c3 family protein has product MLERELRKAVLLIITAIAVTGCSTADVQKKGAPTITVHTYPEGPCHVCHRGSGELVGSETLLAPGKELCFQCHSFRTDGKFVHKAIDIWGCTICHDPHGTSGYPSLLRDPLPELCFGCHESEAIISQGVHRDLTQTCIACHDPHMGNNKFLLK; this is encoded by the coding sequence GTGCTCGAGAGGGAATTAAGAAAAGCAGTTCTCTTGATCATTACCGCGATTGCCGTGACTGGCTGCTCTACTGCAGATGTCCAGAAGAAGGGCGCTCCAACTATTACCGTACACACTTACCCGGAGGGCCCGTGCCATGTCTGTCACCGCGGCAGCGGCGAACTCGTCGGCAGTGAAACACTTTTGGCTCCCGGGAAAGAGCTCTGCTTCCAGTGTCATTCCTTCAGAACGGACGGGAAATTTGTCCATAAGGCTATCGACATTTGGGGCTGTACCATCTGCCATGATCCGCACGGAACGAGCGGTTACCCGTCCCTCCTTCGGGACCCGCTCCCCGAGTTGTGCTTTGGCTGCCACGAGTCCGAGGCTATCATTTCTCAGGGGGTGCACAGAGACCTGACACAAACGTGTATAGCCTGTCACGATCCGCACATGGGGAACAACAAGTTTCTCCTGAAGTGA
- the trpE gene encoding anthranilate synthase component I → MIYPDLREFKTLSSRGNLIPVYREVLADMDTPVSAFLKLGGTPSFLLESLVGGEKWARYSFLGSNPLKTIRGWNKKIEIRETGKKPVVFETEDPATVLKKELSGYRPVALSGLPRFSGGLVGYMGYDMVRFFERVPDRGKPGSGLPDMFFMLVDTMLIFDNLKQTIKIVSNVHLDGKNTVAAYRKAVEKIDAITEKLRSPKVRPRKPKAKARVSRKKGFVSSFSTKEAFERAVSRSKDYIAAGDIFQVVLSQRFERKSHVEPFDVYRALRVINPSPYMYFINTGEAEIVGSSPEILVRLEDGKVVLRPIAGTRERGSTDGEDKALEGELKRDPKEIAEHIMLVDLGRNDVGRVAEKGSVEVTELMAVERYSHVMHMVSNVEGNLAKGLDAFDVLRACFPAGTVTGAPKVRAMEIIEEFEPTKRGPYAGAVGYFSYSGNMDTCITIRTLVIQEKVISVQAGAGIVADSVPEREYAETVNKAMGMMKAVDIAERGLI, encoded by the coding sequence ATGATCTATCCTGATTTGCGCGAATTCAAGACGCTGTCTTCAAGGGGGAACCTCATCCCCGTCTATAGGGAAGTCCTCGCGGACATGGATACCCCGGTCTCGGCCTTTCTCAAACTCGGCGGAACTCCTTCCTTTCTCCTCGAGAGCCTGGTCGGCGGAGAAAAATGGGCACGGTATTCTTTCCTCGGCTCGAACCCGTTGAAGACGATCAGAGGGTGGAACAAAAAAATCGAGATAAGAGAGACGGGGAAGAAGCCGGTCGTCTTTGAAACGGAGGATCCGGCCACGGTTCTCAAGAAGGAGTTATCCGGGTACCGGCCCGTTGCGCTTTCCGGACTTCCCCGATTTTCCGGCGGTCTCGTCGGCTACATGGGCTATGATATGGTCAGGTTCTTTGAGAGAGTACCCGACAGAGGGAAGCCCGGTTCAGGCCTGCCCGACATGTTCTTCATGCTCGTCGACACCATGCTCATCTTTGACAATCTGAAGCAGACGATAAAGATCGTTTCCAATGTGCACCTTGACGGAAAGAATACCGTTGCGGCCTATAGAAAGGCGGTCGAGAAGATAGACGCGATAACGGAAAAGTTGAGAAGCCCGAAGGTCAGGCCTCGGAAGCCGAAGGCGAAGGCGCGGGTCTCGAGAAAGAAAGGCTTTGTGTCGAGCTTCAGCACAAAGGAGGCGTTTGAAAGGGCTGTTTCCCGCTCGAAGGACTACATCGCGGCGGGTGATATCTTTCAGGTGGTACTGTCGCAGCGATTCGAGCGCAAGTCTCATGTCGAGCCCTTTGATGTATACCGGGCACTGCGCGTGATAAACCCCTCTCCCTACATGTACTTCATTAATACCGGTGAAGCTGAGATCGTCGGCTCGTCTCCCGAAATTCTTGTCCGGCTCGAAGACGGTAAGGTGGTGCTCAGACCTATTGCGGGGACGAGAGAAAGAGGTTCGACGGATGGAGAAGACAAGGCCCTTGAAGGGGAGTTGAAGAGAGACCCGAAGGAGATCGCCGAGCATATCATGCTCGTTGACCTGGGGAGGAACGATGTCGGAAGGGTTGCGGAGAAAGGCTCCGTAGAGGTTACCGAGCTCATGGCTGTTGAACGATACAGCCACGTGATGCATATGGTATCGAACGTCGAAGGAAACCTCGCAAAGGGGCTTGACGCGTTTGATGTACTGAGGGCCTGTTTCCCTGCGGGCACGGTGACGGGAGCCCCGAAGGTCAGGGCCATGGAGATCATAGAAGAGTTCGAACCGACGAAACGGGGCCCCTATGCAGGCGCGGTCGGTTATTTCAGTTATTCGGGCAACATGGATACCTGCATAACGATACGGACTCTCGTAATTCAAGAGAAGGTGATCTCCGTTCAAGCCGGTGCGGGCATCGTTGCCGATTCAGTCCCTGAAAGGGAATACGCGGAGACCGTAAACAAGGCCATGGGAATGATGAAGGCCGTTGACATCGCAGAGAGGGGATTAATCTGA
- a CDS encoding aminodeoxychorismate/anthranilate synthase component II translates to MLLAIDNYDSFTYNLVQYLGELGEDIRVFRNDKITIPEVETLRPERIVISPGPCTPNEAGISIDVIRHFAGKIPILGVCLGHQSIGAAFGGEIIRAPRLMHGKTSLIYHDGKTIYEGLPNPFEATRYHSLVIKRETLPDRLEISAWTDTEEIMGVRHREFLVEGVQFHPESILTKAGKDLLRNFLRLSKGR, encoded by the coding sequence ATGCTTTTGGCTATCGATAACTATGATTCTTTTACCTATAACCTCGTCCAGTATCTCGGAGAGCTCGGCGAGGATATACGGGTGTTCAGGAACGACAAGATTACGATACCCGAGGTGGAAACCCTCAGGCCCGAAAGGATCGTCATCTCTCCCGGCCCGTGCACGCCGAATGAGGCGGGAATATCGATCGACGTGATACGACATTTTGCCGGAAAGATCCCGATCCTCGGGGTCTGTCTGGGGCATCAGTCGATAGGCGCGGCGTTCGGAGGAGAGATTATCAGGGCGCCGCGGCTCATGCACGGAAAGACGTCCCTCATTTACCATGACGGAAAGACGATCTATGAGGGACTGCCGAATCCCTTCGAGGCGACACGGTATCACTCTCTCGTCATAAAGAGAGAGACACTGCCCGATCGTCTCGAAATCAGCGCGTGGACCGACACAGAGGAAATCATGGGGGTCAGACACCGTGAGTTTCTTGTCGAGGGGGTCCAGTTCCATCCTGAATCTATCCTCACAAAGGCGGGGAAAGACTTGCTGCGGAATTTCCTGAGACTCAGCAAAGGGAGATGA
- the trpD gene encoding anthranilate phosphoribosyltransferase, whose translation MIKEAINLLVQHIDLSETEMAECMAEIMEGKATEAQTGSFLTALRIKGETVSEITGAARIMREKVSAVRAPEGVLDTCGTGGDMSQTFNISTAAALVVAAAGVPVAKHGNRSVSSRSGSADVLEALGVKIDLPPEKVEKSLFETGFGFLFAPLFHPAMKYAVGPRREIGIRSIFNILGPLTNPAGAKRQVLGVFADKLTDLLAMVLGNLGVVDTMVVHGEDGLDEITISDGTKVSRYREGRIETFFFVPEDFGLQRAGLETLLGGAKEENARILFSLLKGETGPKRNVVLMNSAAALMVAGRAESPKDAMLIAGDAIDSGRALKKLKEIVRLSNSI comes from the coding sequence ATGATAAAAGAGGCGATTAACCTCCTCGTGCAGCATATAGACCTCTCGGAGACCGAGATGGCGGAGTGCATGGCCGAGATCATGGAGGGAAAGGCCACAGAGGCCCAGACAGGCTCGTTCCTCACCGCTCTCCGCATAAAGGGTGAAACCGTCAGCGAGATAACCGGCGCCGCGCGGATAATGCGGGAAAAGGTCTCCGCCGTCAGGGCGCCCGAGGGAGTTCTCGATACCTGCGGAACCGGCGGCGACATGTCGCAGACATTCAACATATCAACGGCAGCTGCCCTCGTCGTTGCAGCAGCCGGCGTACCGGTTGCGAAGCACGGCAATCGTTCCGTATCAAGCCGCTCCGGGAGTGCGGATGTCCTTGAGGCCCTTGGCGTAAAGATAGACCTGCCGCCTGAGAAGGTCGAAAAATCTCTCTTCGAGACGGGATTTGGCTTCCTCTTCGCTCCGCTTTTCCATCCGGCGATGAAATATGCCGTGGGGCCGAGGAGGGAGATCGGGATACGGTCCATCTTCAATATCCTCGGTCCGCTGACCAATCCGGCTGGGGCTAAGAGGCAGGTACTGGGCGTCTTCGCCGACAAACTCACCGACCTGCTCGCCATGGTACTCGGAAATCTCGGGGTGGTAGACACCATGGTAGTCCACGGTGAAGACGGTCTTGACGAGATAACGATCTCCGACGGGACAAAGGTTTCCCGTTACCGGGAAGGGAGGATCGAGACATTCTTTTTCGTCCCGGAAGACTTCGGCCTGCAGAGAGCAGGGTTGGAAACTCTCCTCGGAGGCGCCAAAGAAGAGAATGCCCGGATACTCTTTTCTCTCCTGAAGGGCGAAACGGGTCCGAAACGGAATGTTGTGCTCATGAATTCAGCGGCGGCCCTCATGGTCGCAGGCAGGGCGGAGAGCCCCAAGGACGCGATGCTCATTGCCGGTGACGCGATCGACTCCGGCAGGGCCCTGAAGAAGCTGAAGGAGATCGTGAGACTTTCGAATTCAATCTGA
- a CDS encoding toprim domain-containing protein, whose amino-acid sequence MIKAHSREPHKDRRPVKISSRGPSAGDLDRASRLREVMEALYEANKKVPVIVEGKRDSLALRNLGLVGEIITLHRGNSLYEFCEEISERFGNVILLLDWDDKGETLHKTLSRNLRGLWEEFSGFREILKILCQKDIKDIEGIPKLLKNLEGDETHRY is encoded by the coding sequence ATGATAAAAGCGCACAGTCGTGAACCGCACAAAGACCGCAGGCCGGTAAAGATCAGCTCCCGGGGGCCTTCAGCGGGAGACCTCGACAGGGCCTCCCGGTTGCGGGAAGTCATGGAAGCCCTTTACGAGGCCAACAAGAAAGTCCCGGTAATCGTGGAAGGCAAAAGGGATTCACTTGCCCTGAGAAATCTCGGCCTCGTCGGAGAGATCATAACCCTCCACCGGGGAAACAGCCTCTATGAATTCTGCGAAGAGATATCCGAACGGTTCGGCAACGTCATCTTACTCCTTGACTGGGATGATAAGGGAGAGACCTTGCATAAGACGCTCAGCAGAAACCTGAGGGGCCTCTGGGAGGAATTCTCGGGATTCAGGGAGATCCTGAAGATCCTCTGCCAGAAGGACATCAAAGACATAGAAGGGATACCAAAACTCCTGAAAAACCTCGAGGGCGATGAGACTCACCGGTATTAA
- a CDS encoding YraN family protein, producing MRLTGIKGEELAVRFLRKKGYRILRKNFRSPVGEIDIIAEEGKTIVFVEVKTRTDDSFGHPFEAVDTRKKEKLRRAALSYLKQCKEELPSRFDVLSIEMDGGKSRIEHIIDAFE from the coding sequence ATGAGACTCACCGGTATTAAGGGAGAGGAACTTGCCGTCCGGTTTCTCAGGAAGAAAGGATACAGAATCCTCCGGAAGAATTTCAGGTCGCCCGTTGGCGAAATAGACATCATCGCTGAAGAGGGCAAGACGATCGTCTTCGTCGAAGTCAAGACGAGGACCGACGACTCCTTCGGCCATCCCTTTGAGGCTGTCGACACCCGGAAGAAAGAGAAGCTGAGGAGAGCGGCGCTCTCCTATCTCAAGCAGTGCAAGGAAGAACTGCCCTCGAGGTTCGACGTCCTCAGCATCGAGATGGATGGCGGCAAGAG